A stretch of the Kushneria konosiri genome encodes the following:
- a CDS encoding N-acetylmuramoyl-L-alanine amidase: MSKPLLVGLALAVVLAGCASAPTSAPTPVVDTDAIDRIFSNVPVIDDTTPPRRYSPAQGATLERRSGYRVDRSVSSRGQNQRIRFLVLHYTGGDDKAAFRALTGGNVSAHYLVTATPGEYQNQPVVMQLVDESKRAWHAGVSSWADRVNLNDTSIGIEIVNRGHYTSPDGMVWDPYSRAQIELVTALARDIVDRYHIAPENVLGHSDIAPGRKVDPGPFFPWQRLHEAGVGAWPERHVVTRYQRELSASPLSMAQLQRALGLWGYPVSVTGTFDEPTRKALGAFQMHFRPADTHGNVDVESQAILLALLERYHGLADVRAVRQ, encoded by the coding sequence ATGTCAAAACCCCTGCTTGTGGGGCTGGCGCTGGCCGTAGTGCTGGCCGGCTGTGCCAGCGCGCCGACATCGGCCCCAACGCCTGTGGTCGATACCGACGCCATTGATCGCATCTTCAGCAATGTGCCGGTCATTGACGATACAACCCCACCCCGGCGCTACAGTCCGGCGCAGGGGGCGACGCTCGAGCGTCGCAGCGGTTATCGGGTTGATCGTTCGGTATCGTCACGCGGGCAGAATCAGCGCATTCGCTTTCTGGTACTCCACTACACCGGCGGCGATGACAAGGCCGCCTTCCGGGCGTTGACCGGAGGCAACGTCAGTGCCCATTACCTGGTCACGGCCACTCCGGGGGAGTATCAGAATCAGCCAGTGGTCATGCAGCTGGTCGATGAGAGTAAAAGAGCCTGGCATGCCGGTGTCAGCAGCTGGGCGGATCGCGTCAATCTCAACGACACCTCGATCGGCATCGAGATCGTCAATCGCGGCCATTACACCTCGCCTGACGGCATGGTCTGGGATCCCTACAGTCGGGCCCAGATCGAGCTGGTGACTGCCCTGGCCCGGGATATCGTTGATCGCTACCACATCGCGCCGGAAAACGTGCTGGGCCACAGCGACATCGCGCCCGGCCGCAAGGTTGATCCGGGCCCGTTCTTTCCCTGGCAGCGCCTTCACGAGGCCGGGGTCGGTGCCTGGCCCGAACGTCACGTCGTGACCCGCTATCAGCGTGAGCTGAGCGCCTCACCACTGTCCATGGCGCAGCTGCAGCGGGCGCTGGGGCTCTGGGGTTATCCGGTAAGTGTGACCGGCACCTTTGATGAGCCGACCCGCAAGGCGCTGGGCGCCTTTCAGATGCATTTCCGACCGGCCGACACCCACGGCAATGTGGATGTGGAGAGCCAGGCCATCTTGCTGGCGCTGCTGGAGCGCTATCACGGTCTGGCCGACGTCCGCGCCGTGCGTCAGTAG
- the phoR gene encoding phosphate regulon sensor histidine kinase PhoR, producing the protein MHYWLNELWRLAYLSACFTILGMLLGYPGWGLALGLGIHLAFTLRHLRRLYRWLEAPVDQRPPDGEGVWGDLFDRLYRYQKGQQQLQNRLRSVLKRVQESAESMSEGVVMLDSRGCLDWWNSAAERLIGLDNRQDRGHHLTNYLRDPDFIRYFRRMDYSEPITINAPTNEARTLACQITRFGDDERLLIIRDVTRLQRLEQTRRDFVANVSHELRTPLTVLTGYVETWQDNHEALPGSFKRGLSRMQEQTVRMQHLVEDLLTLSRLETSERHHNERSIDMAALCEQIAEDGQELSAGSHEITCRLEETRRLFGDIEELRSALSNLIYNAVRYTSPGCHITIVYRRWGKDGAAVEVIDNGEGISPEHLPRLTERFYRVDKSRSVASGGTGLGLAIVKHVLLRHDARLDIKSQPGEGACFRCIFPATRMEKAPN; encoded by the coding sequence ATGCATTACTGGCTCAACGAACTCTGGCGTCTGGCCTATCTGTCCGCATGCTTTACCATTCTGGGCATGTTGCTGGGCTATCCGGGCTGGGGTCTGGCCCTGGGGCTGGGCATCCATCTCGCCTTTACCCTCAGACACCTGAGGCGACTCTACCGCTGGCTGGAAGCCCCGGTAGATCAACGCCCGCCCGATGGCGAAGGGGTGTGGGGCGATCTGTTCGACCGGCTCTACCGCTACCAGAAGGGCCAGCAGCAGCTTCAAAACCGCCTGCGCTCGGTATTGAAGCGTGTTCAGGAGTCCGCCGAGTCGATGAGCGAAGGGGTCGTGATGCTCGACTCACGCGGCTGTCTGGACTGGTGGAACAGTGCCGCCGAGCGGCTTATCGGGCTGGACAACCGTCAGGACCGCGGCCATCACCTGACCAACTATCTGCGTGATCCCGACTTCATTCGCTATTTCCGTCGGATGGATTACAGCGAGCCGATCACGATCAATGCTCCCACCAACGAGGCACGCACGCTGGCGTGTCAGATCACCCGCTTTGGCGACGACGAACGTCTGTTGATCATTCGCGATGTGACGCGCCTGCAGCGTCTGGAGCAGACTCGACGCGACTTCGTGGCCAACGTCTCCCATGAGCTGCGCACGCCTTTGACGGTGCTGACCGGCTACGTTGAAACCTGGCAGGACAACCATGAGGCGCTGCCCGGCTCGTTCAAGCGCGGCCTGAGCCGTATGCAGGAGCAGACCGTGCGCATGCAGCATCTGGTCGAGGATCTTCTGACCCTGTCACGGCTCGAGACCAGCGAACGCCATCATAATGAGCGCTCCATCGACATGGCAGCGCTGTGCGAACAGATCGCCGAGGACGGACAGGAGCTCTCCGCCGGCAGCCATGAGATCACCTGTCGGCTCGAGGAGACCCGGCGGCTGTTCGGGGATATCGAAGAGCTGCGAAGCGCCCTGTCCAACCTGATCTACAACGCAGTGCGCTACACCTCACCTGGCTGTCACATCACCATCGTCTATCGCCGGTGGGGCAAGGATGGCGCCGCCGTCGAGGTGATCGATAACGGTGAAGGCATCTCCCCCGAGCATCTCCCGCGGCTGACCGAGCGGTTCTACCGGGTCGACAAGAGTCGCTCGGTGGCCAGCGGCGGCACCGGTCTGGGACTGGCCATCGTCAAGCACGTCCTGCTGCGCCACGATGCCCGGCTCGATATCAAAAGCCAGCCCGGCGAAGGCGCCTGCTTTCGCTGCATTTTCCCCGCCACCCGCATGGAGAAGGCGCCCAACTGA
- the phoB gene encoding phosphate regulon transcriptional regulator PhoB — protein sequence MSRTVLIVDDEAPIREMIAMALEMADFRILEAEDARSAHELVVDERPDLILLDWMLPGVSGIDLARRLKREPTTRDIPIVLLTARSEEDNKVQGLESGADDYITKPFSPRELIARLKAVLRRTTPAGIEETVEVGGLMLDPVSHRVSVDGRALEIGPTEYRLLQFFMTHQERAYTRTQLLDQVWGGNVYVEERTVDVHIRRLRKVLGDAHQHLVQTVRGTGYRFSSR from the coding sequence ATGTCCAGAACCGTTTTAATCGTCGACGACGAAGCGCCGATTCGTGAAATGATTGCCATGGCGCTCGAGATGGCGGACTTTCGCATTCTCGAGGCCGAGGATGCCAGGAGCGCCCATGAACTGGTGGTCGACGAGCGTCCCGATCTGATCTTACTGGACTGGATGCTGCCGGGCGTCAGCGGCATTGATCTTGCCCGCCGTCTCAAGCGCGAACCCACGACCCGCGACATCCCGATCGTGCTGTTGACGGCCCGCAGTGAGGAAGACAACAAGGTTCAGGGGCTGGAAAGCGGTGCCGATGACTACATCACCAAGCCCTTTTCTCCCCGTGAGCTGATCGCCCGTCTCAAGGCCGTGCTGCGGCGCACGACACCGGCCGGTATCGAGGAGACCGTTGAGGTAGGCGGGCTGATGCTTGACCCCGTCAGCCATCGCGTCAGTGTCGATGGTCGGGCGCTCGAGATCGGCCCGACCGAGTATCGCCTGCTGCAGTTTTTCATGACCCATCAGGAGCGCGCCTACACCCGCACCCAACTGCTTGATCAGGTCTGGGGTGGCAATGTCTATGTCGAGGAGCGCACGGTGGATGTACACATTCGACGGCTGCGCAAGGTGCTGGGTGATGCCCATCAGCATCTGGTGCAGACCGTACGCGGTACCGGCTATCGCTTTTCGTCACGGTAG
- the ubiA gene encoding 4-hydroxybenzoate octaprenyltransferase — MPSPLARLPDFMRLTRLDRPIGTWLLMWPTLAALWLAGDGLPTRHNLIIFILGVYVMRAAGCVINDYADRHFDAHVKRTHDRPLATGRISEREALTLFGVLLAIAFVLVCFTNAYTIMLSFGAAALAASYPFMKRYTHLPQVVLGAAFGWSIPMAFGAEQGHVPAVAWWLFFANIVWTLVYDTWYAMVDRDDDLKIGIKSTAVLFGRMDLVIQGALQVLMLMLLAVVGRMAELDGFYWASLIAIAVVFVHQQRLCRTRTREGCFQAFLNNHWVGILLFAGIALATWQA; from the coding sequence ATGCCGTCGCCCCTCGCTCGTCTCCCTGACTTCATGCGTCTGACCCGGCTTGACCGGCCCATCGGCACCTGGCTTTTGATGTGGCCAACGCTGGCGGCTCTGTGGCTGGCCGGCGATGGCCTGCCCACCCGGCATAATCTGATCATTTTCATTCTGGGGGTCTATGTCATGCGCGCAGCGGGGTGCGTGATCAATGACTACGCCGACCGCCACTTCGATGCCCACGTCAAGCGTACCCATGATCGACCGCTGGCGACCGGGCGCATCAGCGAGCGCGAGGCGCTGACGCTGTTTGGCGTGCTGCTGGCCATCGCCTTTGTGCTGGTGTGTTTCACCAACGCCTACACCATCATGCTGTCATTCGGCGCTGCAGCACTGGCCGCCAGCTACCCGTTCATGAAGCGCTATACCCATCTGCCGCAGGTGGTACTGGGGGCGGCGTTCGGCTGGAGCATTCCCATGGCCTTCGGCGCCGAGCAGGGCCATGTGCCGGCGGTGGCCTGGTGGCTCTTTTTTGCCAATATTGTCTGGACGCTGGTGTATGACACCTGGTATGCCATGGTCGATCGCGACGATGATCTGAAAATCGGCATCAAGTCGACCGCTGTGCTATTCGGCCGGATGGATCTGGTCATCCAGGGCGCACTTCAGGTGCTGATGCTGATGCTGCTGGCGGTTGTAGGTCGCATGGCCGAGCTTGATGGCTTCTACTGGGCATCGCTTATCGCCATCGCCGTTGTGTTCGTGCATCAGCAGCGGCTTTGTCGAACGCGCACCCGTGAGGGCTGCTTTCAGGCCTTTTTGAACAACCACTGGGTAGGCATTCTGCTTTTTGCCGGCATTGCGCTGGCGACCTGGCAGGCTTAA
- a CDS encoding chorismate--pyruvate lyase family protein: protein MTLFSDVAFMPESSRPFTSLTRWQPIALSGVHLENPLAGLMRSRDSLTARLARLVDAPITVRLYAQGPGRGRHDELSALGLTTGQRVWRREVTLEAGGEVLVAARSVMALRGCPPWMARLGTRALGHQLFARAARAPKKSMVRRSAIEMTRDAPGFLDLPVAWGRRSLFTLGPDRPPLLVQEYFVHERFTRCQRP from the coding sequence ATGACCCTCTTTTCGGATGTTGCCTTCATGCCCGAATCTTCCAGGCCTTTTACGTCGCTGACCCGCTGGCAACCGATTGCCCTGTCCGGTGTACACCTTGAAAACCCGCTCGCAGGCCTGATGAGGTCACGGGACTCGCTCACGGCCCGATTGGCACGTCTGGTCGATGCGCCCATTACGGTTCGACTGTACGCTCAGGGTCCCGGACGCGGACGTCATGACGAACTTTCCGCGCTGGGTCTGACTACCGGCCAGCGGGTCTGGCGGCGGGAGGTTACTCTGGAAGCCGGGGGCGAGGTGCTGGTGGCGGCGCGGTCGGTCATGGCGCTCAGGGGCTGCCCGCCCTGGATGGCCCGCCTGGGCACCCGGGCGCTTGGCCATCAGCTCTTTGCCAGAGCCGCACGGGCACCCAAAAAGTCCATGGTACGGCGCTCGGCCATCGAAATGACCCGGGATGCCCCGGGATTTCTGGATCTGCCGGTTGCGTGGGGACGGCGCTCACTGTTCACCCTGGGGCCTGATCGCCCGCCGCTGCTGGTGCAGGAGTATTTTGTGCATGAGCGCTTCACCCGGTGCCAGCGCCCATGA
- a CDS encoding HU family DNA-binding protein, which yields MGGTKNRHVIAQPGGVMRKPELAAAIAEQADLSKDKAGQVLNVVLDEITRSVARGEDVTLIGFGTFTVRERAARTGKNPQTGKEIQIPASKNVAFKAGKGLKDAVSK from the coding sequence ATGGGCGGCACCAAAAATCGCCATGTTATTGCCCAACCAGGAGGCGTTATGCGCAAACCAGAACTCGCCGCGGCCATTGCCGAGCAGGCGGATCTTTCAAAGGACAAGGCAGGTCAGGTACTCAACGTCGTACTCGACGAGATTACCCGCAGTGTTGCCAGGGGCGAAGATGTCACCCTGATCGGGTTTGGTACCTTCACCGTGCGCGAGCGCGCCGCACGTACCGGCAAGAACCCGCAGACCGGCAAGGAAATCCAGATTCCTGCCAGCAAGAACGTTGCGTTCAAGGCCGGCAAGGGTCTCAAGGACGCCGTTTCCAAGTAA
- the trpA gene encoding tryptophan synthase subunit alpha: MATRITRRLEALKAEDRAALVTFTMAGDPNYQASLDTLKGLPEAGADIIELGMPFTDPMADGPSIQKAALRALKGQHTQHKTLEMVREFRRDNQETPIVLMGYYNPIYRYGVEQFLKDASEAGVDGLIVVDLPPEHDSELCLPATRAGIDFIRLATPTTDDKRLPRVLENTSGFIYYVSVAGVTGAAAPTPESVERSITRIRAHTDLPIAVGFGIRSAEQAASIGRFADAVVVGSALISCIEHADSVEAGTRDVHALVRDLARGVRQARLATA; the protein is encoded by the coding sequence ATGGCCACACGTATTACTCGCCGCCTCGAGGCGCTCAAGGCTGAAGATCGTGCGGCGCTGGTCACCTTTACCATGGCCGGCGATCCGAACTATCAGGCCTCGCTCGACACGCTCAAGGGCCTGCCGGAGGCCGGCGCCGACATCATCGAGCTGGGCATGCCGTTCACCGACCCGATGGCCGATGGTCCATCAATCCAGAAGGCCGCCCTGCGCGCGTTGAAGGGTCAGCACACCCAGCACAAAACGCTCGAGATGGTGCGCGAGTTCCGCCGTGACAATCAGGAAACGCCGATCGTCTTGATGGGTTACTACAACCCCATCTATCGCTATGGCGTTGAACAGTTTCTGAAGGATGCGTCCGAGGCCGGCGTGGATGGACTGATTGTGGTCGACCTGCCGCCGGAACATGACAGCGAACTGTGTCTGCCGGCCACGCGTGCCGGCATTGATTTCATTCGTCTGGCCACGCCCACAACCGATGACAAGCGCCTGCCGCGGGTGCTGGAAAACACCTCGGGCTTTATCTATTACGTCTCGGTAGCCGGTGTCACCGGGGCTGCCGCGCCCACGCCGGAAAGCGTCGAGCGCTCGATCACCCGCATTCGCGCCCATACCGATCTGCCGATTGCCGTGGGCTTTGGCATCCGCAGCGCCGAGCAGGCGGCCAGCATCGGTCGTTTCGCCGATGCCGTGGTGGTCGGGTCTGCGCTGATCAGCTGCATCGAACATGCCGACAGCGTCGAGGCCGGCACCCGGGACGTGCACGCCCTGGTGCGTGACCTCGCGCGTGGGGTTCGACAGGCACGCCTGGCGACGGCCTGA
- the trpB gene encoding tryptophan synthase subunit beta, which produces MSSATASNTRFSKGPDINGFYGDFGGRFVAETLMPLILELEEAWEWSRTDEAFRRELEGYQRDYIGRATPLYYAERLTEHLGGAKIYFKREDLNHTGAHKINNCIGQILLARKMGKKRIIAETGAGMHGVATATVAARFGMECVIYMGATDIERQQPNVFRMKLLGAEVIPVESGTGTLKDAMNEALRDWVTNVDSTFYLIGTVAGPHPYPAMVRDFQSVIGRETRAQILEKEGRLPDTLMACIGGGSNAMGLFHPMLDDESVHMIGVEAAGHGIETGEHAASLNGGEPGVLHGNRTFLLQSRDGQITDAHSVSAGLDYPGIGPEHAWLHTQKRVEYVSITDHEAIEAFKLCCELEGIIPALESAHSLAHLRKIAPDLPEDHLIVLNMSGRGDKDMASVANWLEQHGDTEKLPNTTVEAAEPGRIDDMQPPHDVAKKTGETE; this is translated from the coding sequence ATGTCATCTGCTACTGCATCAAACACCCGCTTCTCGAAAGGGCCCGACATCAACGGCTTCTACGGCGATTTCGGCGGCCGTTTCGTGGCCGAAACCCTGATGCCACTGATTCTTGAACTCGAGGAAGCCTGGGAATGGTCACGTACCGATGAGGCCTTCCGCCGCGAGCTCGAGGGCTATCAGCGCGACTATATCGGTCGCGCCACACCGCTGTACTACGCCGAGCGCCTGACCGAGCATCTGGGCGGGGCGAAGATCTATTTCAAGCGCGAGGATCTGAACCACACCGGCGCGCACAAGATCAACAACTGCATCGGCCAGATCCTGCTGGCCCGCAAGATGGGCAAAAAGCGCATCATCGCCGAAACCGGTGCCGGCATGCACGGCGTGGCCACCGCCACCGTGGCGGCACGCTTTGGCATGGAGTGTGTGATCTACATGGGCGCCACCGACATCGAGCGCCAGCAGCCCAACGTCTTTCGCATGAAGCTTCTGGGCGCCGAGGTCATCCCGGTCGAATCCGGCACCGGTACGCTCAAGGACGCCATGAACGAAGCGCTGCGCGACTGGGTCACCAACGTGGATTCCACCTTCTACCTGATCGGCACGGTCGCAGGCCCGCACCCCTATCCGGCCATGGTGCGTGATTTCCAGTCCGTCATCGGGCGGGAAACCCGTGCGCAGATTCTCGAGAAGGAAGGGCGCCTGCCGGACACGCTGATGGCCTGCATCGGCGGTGGTTCCAATGCCATGGGCCTTTTCCATCCCATGCTTGATGATGAAAGCGTCCACATGATTGGCGTGGAAGCGGCCGGGCACGGCATCGAAACCGGTGAACATGCGGCAAGCCTCAACGGTGGCGAGCCGGGTGTGCTGCACGGCAATCGCACCTTCCTGCTGCAAAGCAGGGATGGCCAGATCACCGACGCCCACTCGGTCTCGGCAGGTCTGGACTATCCGGGCATCGGCCCCGAGCACGCCTGGCTGCATACCCAGAAGCGGGTCGAGTACGTCTCGATCACCGATCACGAGGCGATCGAGGCCTTCAAGCTCTGCTGTGAACTCGAAGGCATCATTCCGGCGCTGGAATCGGCGCATTCGCTGGCGCATCTCAGAAAGATCGCCCCGGACCTGCCCGAGGATCACCTGATCGTGCTCAACATGAGCGGGCGCGGTGACAAGGACATGGCCAGCGTTGCCAACTGGCTCGAGCAGCACGGCGATACCGAAAAGTTGCCGAACACCACGGTAGAGGCCGCCGAGCCCGGCCGAATCGATGACATGCAGCCGCCGCATGACGTGGCGAAAAAGACCGGGGAGACCGAATAA
- a CDS encoding LysR family transcriptional regulator, translated as MSDSLPPLNALKAFEAAARLGSVTAAAQELSVTHGAVSRQIRALEAHLNTALFERAGRGLVLTRHGRQLQSGVSEAFTGLRASCRALSRDIEDAPFTLACPGSLLARWLIPRLDRLHRELPALRLNVLASEGDPDPRRSDISAALAFIAPPWPSDMQVIEITAETIGVVAAPDIAARLTGRPFEALFEETMLETTSRLQAWPQWARACGLDEQALAAARESSQRFEHLYYLLEAALVGLGVAIAPRLVIEGDLQSGRLVAPWGFVDTDARLCLLLARGTPRQGGDQLATWLRDELTTPA; from the coding sequence ATGTCGGATTCACTGCCTCCCCTTAACGCTCTGAAAGCCTTTGAAGCCGCTGCACGCCTGGGCAGTGTTACGGCGGCGGCGCAGGAACTGAGCGTCACACACGGCGCGGTCAGCCGTCAGATTCGTGCGCTGGAAGCACATCTGAATACGGCCCTTTTCGAGCGTGCCGGTCGCGGTCTGGTGTTGACCCGCCATGGCCGCCAGCTGCAGTCCGGGGTCAGCGAGGCCTTCACCGGGCTGCGAGCGAGCTGTCGGGCCCTGAGCCGTGACATCGAGGATGCCCCCTTCACGCTGGCCTGTCCGGGCAGCCTTTTGGCGCGCTGGCTGATCCCGCGCCTGGACCGGCTCCATCGGGAGCTGCCGGCGCTGAGACTCAACGTACTGGCCAGCGAGGGCGACCCTGATCCACGCCGCAGTGACATCAGCGCGGCGCTGGCCTTTATCGCCCCGCCCTGGCCGTCCGACATGCAGGTCATCGAGATCACCGCCGAAACGATCGGTGTTGTCGCCGCACCCGACATTGCCGCACGGCTGACCGGGCGACCGTTCGAGGCGCTGTTCGAGGAGACGATGCTGGAGACCACCTCACGTCTTCAGGCCTGGCCGCAGTGGGCGAGAGCCTGCGGGCTTGATGAGCAGGCGCTGGCAGCGGCCCGCGAGAGCAGCCAGCGCTTTGAGCACCTCTACTATCTGCTGGAAGCGGCGCTGGTGGGTCTGGGCGTAGCGATTGCGCCGCGACTGGTCATCGAGGGCGATCTGCAAAGCGGTCGGCTGGTGGCCCCCTGGGGATTTGTCGATACTGATGCCAGGCTCTGCCTATTGCTGGCACGTGGCACGCCGCGCCAGGGTGGCGATCAGTTGGCAACATGGCTGCGTGATGAGCTGACAACACCGGCCTGA
- a CDS encoding AraC family transcriptional regulator, with protein MSRAFRFQFSSSRHVPTLKVLSASISDFRYDRHAHTEYAFGVTLAGRQDFFSAGAYHRNPPGSVIFFNPEQPHDGESGGDHRLDYVMTYVSPDTLAPLFAAAAGDEQAGRLSSPQTLITDPVLRDAILALTRLVRGDIGSRIDQEHLLGQIATRMTQRAGRYQSVSAATTRPDRLLMRACDYIRAHLDQELSLERISDAANLSRYHFLRLFRAQFGMTPHQYVISCRIDAARTALESGVTPGEVALRYGFADHSHFNRRFKRIHGVTPFQYQQSLAH; from the coding sequence ATGAGTCGCGCGTTCAGGTTTCAGTTTTCCAGCAGTCGGCATGTGCCGACGCTCAAGGTGCTCAGCGCCTCGATCAGTGACTTTCGCTACGACCGGCATGCCCACACCGAATATGCCTTTGGCGTGACGCTGGCCGGCCGGCAGGATTTTTTCAGTGCTGGTGCCTATCATCGCAACCCACCGGGCAGCGTGATCTTTTTCAACCCCGAACAGCCCCACGATGGCGAGTCCGGCGGCGACCACCGCCTGGATTACGTCATGACCTATGTTTCCCCCGATACGCTGGCGCCGCTGTTTGCCGCGGCCGCCGGCGACGAACAGGCCGGCAGGCTTTCAAGCCCGCAAACGCTGATCACGGACCCGGTGCTGCGTGATGCCATCCTGGCGCTGACGCGTCTGGTGCGGGGCGACATCGGCAGCCGGATCGACCAGGAGCATCTACTCGGCCAAATCGCCACCCGGATGACGCAGCGCGCCGGACGCTATCAGAGCGTCTCGGCGGCCACCACCCGCCCCGATCGGCTATTGATGCGCGCCTGTGACTATATCCGTGCCCATCTCGATCAGGAGCTCTCGCTTGAGCGTATCAGTGACGCCGCGAACCTCTCCCGCTATCACTTTCTGCGTCTTTTCCGGGCCCAGTTTGGCATGACACCACATCAGTATGTGATCAGCTGTCGCATCGATGCCGCGCGCACTGCGCTGGAGTCGGGCGTCACGCCCGGCGAGGTGGCCCTGCGCTACGGCTTTGCCGATCACAGCCACTTCAACCGTCGCTTCAAGCGCATCCACGGCGTGACGCCCTTTCAATACCAGCAAAGCCTTGCCCACTGA
- a CDS encoding LysE family translocator translates to MLAIIVYALGIMYSPGPVNLLGLNMGLHGQARRATGYYLGVGLAMLLLFLLFGLAGAAWIEPGVLALFGALGCGYILYLAVKIAHSSIDPNALGGAPRTMTFRDGLLMQLGNPKGVVATLPIATLQFPAAGIHGVGLVVWSFGLAALAVGAPSSYALLGAVLGRRLENARVLKGINLVMAALLVGVALSMGWEHVWRPLASALEQA, encoded by the coding sequence ATGCTTGCGATCATCGTTTATGCCCTGGGCATCATGTATTCACCCGGGCCCGTGAACCTGCTCGGCCTCAACATGGGCCTGCATGGTCAGGCCCGACGCGCCACCGGCTATTACCTGGGCGTGGGACTGGCCATGCTGCTGCTGTTTTTGCTGTTCGGCCTCGCCGGCGCGGCCTGGATCGAACCCGGTGTGCTGGCCCTTTTTGGGGCGCTGGGCTGCGGCTATATCCTTTATCTTGCCGTTAAAATTGCGCACTCCAGCATCGACCCCAACGCACTTGGCGGTGCACCGCGCACAATGACCTTTCGCGACGGGCTGCTCATGCAGCTGGGCAATCCCAAGGGCGTGGTGGCCACGCTGCCGATCGCGACCCTGCAGTTTCCGGCCGCCGGCATTCACGGTGTGGGACTGGTGGTCTGGTCGTTTGGGCTTGCTGCACTGGCCGTGGGGGCCCCGAGCAGCTATGCCCTGCTCGGCGCGGTTCTTGGTCGGCGGCTGGAGAATGCCCGGGTACTCAAGGGCATCAATCTGGTCATGGCGGCGCTGCTGGTCGGGGTGGCACTTTCCATGGGCTGGGAGCATGTCTGGAGGCCGTTGGCATCAGCGCTTGAGCAGGCGTGA
- a CDS encoding oxygenase MpaB family protein, with protein sequence MTTTFLRDAMIERLGQTRTDQNPGPFPRDGLVRNLHGDFTPMMCGGISALLLQMLHPLALAGIWDHSRFREDMIGRLRRTSDFIATTSFGTFEQAETAIARVRHVHGYVKGHAADGRPYAADDPDLLVWVHVAEMSRFMAGHLRYRNPHLSHADQDRYFFETACIAEALGARHVPDSRVAVAAYLERKRGELVCDARTREVVQVLLAAPPRNLVLRPAGALFMRAGIDLLPDWANDMLDLRLSRIERHAVRTGIKSAMPMISKAVRSGAYRRALERFQGKQG encoded by the coding sequence ATGACCACGACCTTCCTGCGTGATGCCATGATCGAGCGTCTGGGACAGACGCGCACCGATCAAAATCCCGGCCCCTTTCCCCGTGATGGTCTGGTCAGAAACCTGCACGGTGACTTCACGCCGATGATGTGTGGCGGCATCAGCGCGCTTTTGCTGCAGATGCTGCATCCGCTGGCGCTGGCGGGCATCTGGGATCATTCGCGCTTTCGCGAGGACATGATCGGGCGACTCAGGCGTACCAGCGACTTTATTGCCACCACCAGCTTTGGCACGTTCGAACAGGCCGAGACCGCGATTGCGCGTGTGCGGCATGTTCATGGATACGTGAAGGGCCACGCCGCCGACGGCCGCCCCTACGCCGCCGATGATCCCGATCTGCTGGTCTGGGTGCACGTCGCGGAGATGAGTCGCTTCATGGCCGGGCATTTGCGTTATCGCAACCCGCACCTGAGTCATGCCGACCAGGACCGCTATTTCTTCGAGACCGCCTGTATTGCCGAGGCACTCGGCGCGCGCCACGTGCCGGACAGTCGCGTAGCAGTGGCGGCCTATCTCGAACGCAAGCGCGGTGAGCTGGTCTGCGACGCGCGCACCCGCGAGGTGGTTCAAGTACTTCTGGCGGCGCCGCCGCGCAATCTTGTTTTGCGTCCGGCCGGGGCGCTGTTCATGCGGGCGGGAATTGATCTATTGCCCGACTGGGCCAATGACATGCTGGATCTAAGGCTGTCACGCATCGAGCGTCATGCCGTGCGTACCGGCATCAAAAGCGCAATGCCAATGATCAGCAAGGCGGTGCGAAGCGGTGCCTACCGCCGTGCACTGGAGCGGTTTCAGGGTAAGCAGGGATAA